In Nostoc piscinale CENA21, the genomic stretch GCTTCAGCAATTGAAAAACAAGCCAGCTATACAATGCGTAAGGGGTCATTTGATTTAGGTAAACGGGCTTTAGAAGGTTCTCGTCCGGGAATGGCGTTATTTTTACATGCTGGTTTACAGTTAATTGGGTTGAATGGTTATGAGTTTTTGATTGATGAAGGCATCCGCAAAACCCAATATATGGCGGCGCGAATTGAGGAATTACCGGAGTTTGAATTGTTGGCACAACCTGATACAAATTTGTTAATTTATCGTTATATTCCTGAGCAATTTCGAGATGTAGTTAATCATAAAAAATTAACTGAGTCTGATAATCAAATTATCAATGATTTTAATGAACGCTTGCAGAAAAAGCAGCGTCAGATTGGGCGGACTTTTATTTCCCGAACTACAAAAATAACTATCAGTTTAGATAAGGAAATCCCAGTGATTGCGATGCGTGCGGTGATTGCGAATCCTTTAACTACTGAAAGCGATATTGATGCAGTTTTGCTTGATCAAATTCAGATTGCTGCGGCAATGCCACTGACATATTGACTGAAGAAGGCAGGAGGCATGAGGCAGAAGGCAGGAGGCAGAAAATATTATGACTTGCGTAATAACTCTCTCAAACTCTTATAACTTCGTGTCCTACCCTGCGGGAAGCCGCTATCGCGTCTATGCGTACTTTGCGGTACCCTTCGGGAAGCCGCTTCGCGTCTACGTTAAAAAAAATTACCAAACCTCAAACCCTCCTGCCTTTTCCCAACTACAAATATTTATGTTGCTCTACTTACACCTTTCTATTTACTGTCAGGTTTTGACCTATGGATATGGCTAATAATTTTATTGATAGCTTAGATAATCAAGATGCGATCGCTATTATTGGAATGGCGGGTCGGTTTCCTGGAGCGAATAAAGTTGATAGCTTTTGGCAAAACCTGAGAAATGGTGTAGAGTCAATTTCTACTTTCACGGATGAGGAGCTAATCGCGGCTGGGGTAGATGCTAAATTGCTCAACAATCCCAACTATGTGAAAGCCAGTGCCATATTAGAAAATATCGATTTATTTGATGCAGCTTTTTTTGGTTTTTCTCCTAGAGAAGCGGAAGTTACAGACCCACAACACCGCATTTTTTTTAGAAACTGTTTGGTCAGCTTTAGAAAATGCAGGTTACAACTGTGAAACTTACCGCGATCGCATCGGTTTATTTGCTGGTGTTGCTGCTAGTGATTATCTACTTTCTAACTTATATAACAATCACACTTTTATCGAATCAGCCGATAGCTATCAAGTTTTAATTGGCAATGATAAGGATTTTTTACCGACTTTAGTTTCTTACAAATTAAACTTAAGAGGGCCAAGTATTAATGTTCAAACAGCTTGTTCGACTTCATTGGTAGCTGTGCATTTAGCTTGTCAAAGTTTACTAAATGGTGAAAGTGATATAGCTTTAGCTGGCGGTGTGACGATTGCAGCTAAACCCAAAACTGGATACGAATATCAACCAGGGGGAATTAAATCACCTGATGGTCATTGTCGAGCTTTTGATATTAACGCCAACGGTACTGTTTTTGGTAATGGTGTAGGGGTTGTTGTCTTAAAACGCTTGGAAGATGCAATTAATGATGGTGATTTTATTCATGCAATTATTAAGGGTTCGGCTGTTAATAATGATGGCTCTTTAAAGGTAGGATATACCGCCCCTAGTGTTGATGGTCAACGGGAAGTGATTTTAGAAGCTTTAGCCTTGGCTGGTGTGGAAGCGGAAACTGTCAGTTATATCGAAACCCACGGTACAGGAACCGCTTTAGGCGACCCGATTGAAATTCAAGCGTTAACCCAAGCTTTCCGCCATAGTACATATAAAACAGGTTTTTGTGCCATTGGTTCTGTCAAAACGAATATTGGTCATTTAGATACAGCCGCCGGGGTGACAGGATTAATCAAAACTGTTTTGGCTTTAAAACATCAGCAAATCCCTGCAAGTCTGCATTTTCAGCAGCCAAACCCCCAAATCGATTTTGCCAACAGCCCTTTTTACGTCAATACCAAATTGTCAGAGTGGACAACCAACAGCACACCCCGCAGGGCTGGTGTGAGTTCTTTTGGTATTGGTGGGACTAACGCCCATGTCATTTTAGAAGAAGCTCCCGTCATTCCCGCTTCTAGTTCTTCCCGTCCTTGGCAATTATTACTGTTGTCGGCGAAAACCAGCACAGCTTTAGCAACCGCCACAGCCCAACTGCGCGATTATCTGACACAAAATTCTGATGTTCCCCTGGCTGATGTGGCTTATACTCTGCAAGTCGGTCGTCGGGCTTTTGATTATCGCCGCGTTATGATTTGTCACGACCAAGCTGATGCGGTGAAATTACTAGATAATCAAGACCCACAACGTGTTTTTAATCACTATTATCAGCCGAGCCACTGTCCGGTAATCTTCATGTTTTCGGGACAAGGATCGCAGTATGCAAACATGGGTAGGGAATTATATGAACTAGAACCAACATATAAAAAACACGTAGATGCCTGCGCTGAAATTTTACAACCCTATCTTGGTTTAGATATTCGTTCTCTGCTTTACCCCCATCCAGAGGCGACGGAAGCGACTGCAAATCAACTCCAACAAACATTCCTCACCCAAAGCGCCTTGTTTGTCACAGAATACGCCTTGGCGCAGTTATTGATGTCTTGGGGTGTGCATCCAGAGGCGATGATTGGTCATAGTATAGGCGAATATGTCGCGGCGGCGATCGCTGGTGTATTTTCTTTAGAAGATGCTCTGGCAATTGTGGCAAAAAGAGGACAGTTAATGCAGCAACTACCAGCAGGCAGTATGCTGGCAATTAAGTTACCCGCCAAAGATGTGCAGTCGCTTTTAGATACATCCGATTTGTATAGAGCATCTCTGCAAATTGCGGTGATTAACAGTCCATCTGCTTGCGTAGTGTCGGGAATTAGCAGTGCAATTACAGCCTTGGAAGAACAATTAACTGTGCAAGCAGTTGAATGTCGGCGGTTGCACACATCTCACGCCTTCCATTCGCTGATGATGGAACCAATATTGCCAGCATTTCGGGAAACTTTCAAAACAGTTAAACTCCATCCACCGAAAATAAGCTTTATTTCTAATGTCACTGGTACCTGGATTACTCCAGCACAAGCCACAAATCCTGATTATTGGTGTCAGCATTTACGCCAAACTGTCAGATTTTCTGAGGGAATATTACAACTAATTCAGCAGTTTGATGGTGTATTTTTAGAGGTAGGGCCAGGACGGAGTTTAAGCACACTCACTACACAGCATTTAAATAAAAATTCTCAGCAACAAGTATTAAGTTTGTTACGCCATATTAAAGACGAACAATCTGATATTTGCTTTTTATTACAAACATTAGGTCGGCTGTGGTTGGCGGGTATAGAAATTGATTGGTCAGGTTTTTATAGCGATGAACAGCGTCATCGTCTGCCTTTACCGACTTACCCATTTGAAGGTAAAAGATACTGGATTGATCCCCAAGCTTCATCTGTTGCTAAACAAGATATTGCTGACTGGTTTTACATTCCTTCCTGGAAGCGTTCTTTACTCACTAATTCATCCGCAGCCGTCGGAAAATCGATATGGCTATTATTTGTAGATGATTTGGGAGTTGGTGAGCAAATCCTTGATAAGTTGAAAAATCAAGGTAACACAGTTGTTACTGTACACCAAGGCGATGAATTTCAGAAAATCAGTACAACTAGTTATCAAATTAATCCATACTCAAACTCAGATTATGAACTGTTAATTCAAGAACTACTATCATCAGGAATCCAACCGGAAAATATTGCTTATTTTTGGAGTCTAAGCCAGATTGAAAATTCTCAACCTGACAAATATTTAGAATGTAAGAGTTTACTATCTTTGATTCAAAGTATTAGTAAGCTGAAACACCACCTACAAATCAAGGTAATAACCAATAACATTCTAGAGGTGAATGGGAATGAAAAACTAAACCCAGAAAAGTCAACAATCTTAGGTTTATGTCAGGTAATATCCCAAGAGTACCCCAATATTACTTGTCAATGTATTGATATTGTTTTCAATGGCGATCGCAGCAATAATCAGATTATTGACCAAATATCAAATGAGTTAATTTCTACATCTTTAGATAATGTCATTGCTTACCGCGATCGCCATCGTTGGGTACAAACATTTACACCATCTCATTTAGATGCCATTGTTGACGAAAACACCCCTTTTCGCAACCGGGGTACTTACTTATTTGCAGGTGGTTTAGATAATCTAGAATTTTTGCTGGCAGAATATTTAACAAAAACTTGCCAAGCCAAACTGATATTTATTGAAAGTTCCCAATTTCCTAAACAAGAGAACTTTTCACAATGGCTAGAAACTCATCAGCCAGATGATGCAATCAGCCAGAAAATTCAACATTTTATCGCCTTAGAAGAAATTGGTGCGGCAGTTTTATTATTGCGTGCTGATAAAACTAATTATGAGCAAATGCACCAAATTCTTGCAAAAAATGTTGAGCAAATTAATGGTGTGATTTATGCAACGGGAATTAAGCACGAACAGATATTTGGTTCTTTGCCAGAAATTACCGTAGCAGAATTAGAAAATATCTTAAAATCTCAACGTCATCAAATTACTATCTTAGAAAAAGTCTTACAAAATTATGACCTAGACTTTTGCTGTATCTTTTCTTCACTGACATCTATTTTAGGGGGATTTGGTTTATGTTTAGATGCCGCAGTTTATCAATTACTCGATAGCTTTGGAAATCAACATAATCAAAACAATTCTTGTCCGTGGTATATTATTAACTGGGATAATATACAACTGCATACAACCCCAGAATCAACAATCACTGAGCAAGTTTCTGGAACAACACTAGCAATTACAGCAACAGCAATAATAGAAGTATTTCAGAGAGTTTTAGCTATCCAACAAGGAACTCAGATGATTATTTCTCCAGTTGATATTAATGTCAAAAAAACTCAGATAATTAACCGCAATTCTTCGCTAGAGACACAATCCAAAAATCAGTTAGATTCATCACCACGCTACTCTAGACCTAGCCTGAATAATTCCTACATTGCGCCTACAAATGAGTTAGAAAAGCAAATTACGGAAATCTGGCAAGAGGTACTAGGAATTAAAGAAATTGGGATTTATGACAACTTTTATGAGTTAGGCGGCGATTCGCTAATTGCAACTCAATTAGTTTCGCGCTTGCGGGCTAAGTTCCCTGTGGAATTACCTTTACGTGACTTGTTAGTAGAAGCGATGATTCCCATGAAGCAGGCGGAAATTATTGAGCAGTTGATGTTAGAAAAAATTGCTGATTTATCAGAGGAAGAGGTAGCTGTCTTATTAAGTAATGTCTAAGAGAATGTTTGAAAAGTCCCTAACTATGTATCAAAGACTTTTCAAACATCTTCTAATTCAAGAATATAACAATCATAAATGAGTCGTGAAAAACATAGATATGAAAACGAACCGCCAAGAACGCCAAGGACGCAAAGGTAAGAAAGAAGAAAAAGATATAGAAATTTTACAAATGATTTAGGACTGCTATAATTAACCGCCGATGCACGCAGATAAACGCCGATGAAGGAAACTTTATAATTTATGGATAAACAATACTCTAATTTATCACCAGCTAAAAAAGCTCTTTTAGAAAAATGGAAGGTAGGAAAACTGAAAGCTGATGTTATTCCTAAGCGCCAAAATCTTTCAAATATACCCTTATCTTTTTCGCAACAAAGACTATGGTTTATTGATCAGCTTTATCATGGGAGTGATTTCTACAATATTCCTCTTGCTTTTCATATCCAAGGAAATTTAAATATTGTCGCCCTTGAGCAAAGTTTAAACGAAATCATCAAGCGTCATGAAGTTTGGCGGACAAATTTTAAGGTTGTCAATGGAGAACCAGTCCAAGAAATTAGCAAGCAATTAAATTGGGAATTATCGATTATTAACTGTGAACATTTATCTCGTAAAAATTGGGAATCGGAAGTTAAATTATTGGTGGCGGAATTAGCTAGACAACCTTTTAACTTAGCGAAAGGATTGTTAGTTAGGGCGAATTTATTGCGCTTGAGTGCAGAATCACATATTTTGCTGGTGACTATGCACCACATTATTACCGATGGATGGTCTTGCGGGGTATTTTTGCGGGAGTTATCCGCGCTGTATGCGGCTTTCTCAACAAATCAACCGCCAACCTTACCAGAACTTCCAATACAGTATGGAGATTTTGCAATTTGGCAACGCGATCGCCTGCAAGGTGAATTACTCGCCAATCAATTACAATATTGGCAAGCACAACTCCAGGGTGAGTTACCTGTATTACAATTACCTACAGACCGTCCACGACCTCAAATTAGTAATTTTGCTGGGGCGAAGCAATATTTTAGATTATCAAAATCCCTCACAAATGACCTTAAACAATTAAGTCAGCAAACAGACACGACTTTATTTATGAGTTTGCTGGCGGCTTTTAATATTCTTTTATACCGCTATACAAATCAAGAAGATATCTTAATTGGTTCGCCAATTGCTAACCGCAATCGTCCAGAATTGGAAGGAATGCTGGGCTTATTTGTCAATACATTGGTATTGCGTAATAACCTTAGTGGAAATCCTAGTTTTCGGGAATTTTTACAGCGAGTCAGGGAAGTAACTCTGGGTGCATACTCTCATCAAGATTTACCATTTGAGATGCTTGTAGAACAATTGCAACCCGAACGAGATTTAAGCCGAAATCCTCTTTATGAGGTCATGTTTGTGCTGCAAAACACACCAAGCACTGTGCAGGAAGTGGCGGGGTTAACTTTGCAAATTTTAGAGTTTGATAGCAGGACATCTCAATTAGATATCTTTCTTTCTCTGTCGGAATCAGAAACAGGATTAACTGGCTTTTTGGAATATAATACAGACATTTTTGATGAGTCAACCATTACTCAGTTTATCAATCATTTTCAAACTTTATTAACCAATATTATCGCTAACCCAGAAAAGCGCCTGAGTGAATTGTCGCTGTTAACAACTTCTGAGCAAGAACAATTATTATATAAGTTTAATCAAACTCATACAGATTATCCCCAAGCTCTATCTCTACATCAATTATTCGAGCAGCAAGTTGAACTCACACCAGATTCCATCGCATTAATTGGCGAATCTGAACAAATTACTTATCGTCAACTAAACCAAAGAGTCAATCAGCTTGGACATTTTTTACAAAAACAAGGTGTAACATCCGCAACGCTGGTGGCTCTATGTCTGGAACGCGATATAGATATGGTAGTGGGGATTTTAGCTATTCTCAAAGCTGGTGGTACATACATTCCCTTAGATCCCAGTTATCCAGTAGAGCGGTTAAATTTTATGCTCTCTGATTCCCAAGCAGAAATGTTAATTACTAAACAAGCAATATTAGCAAAATTATCATTATCTGCAACTCAAATTATTTGCTTAGATACTCATCAAGAGGAGCTGGCGCAAGAAAGTACAAAAAATCCGATGCACATTTATTCATCGGATTATATTGCTTATATTATCTATACTTCTGGTTCCACTGGTAAACCTAAAGGTGTTCTTGGTACTCATCGCGGTACAGTCAACGGCTTACACTGGTTATGGAAAACCTATCCTTTCAATCGAGGAGAAGTTTGTTCTCAAAAAACAGCTATTAGTTTTGTTGATTCTGTCTGGGAAATTTTCGCGCCTTTACTACAAGGAATCCCCACAGTCATTATCAGCAATACAACTTTACTCGACCCGCAATTAT encodes the following:
- a CDS encoding non-ribosomal peptide synthetase translates to MDKQYSNLSPAKKALLEKWKVGKLKADVIPKRQNLSNIPLSFSQQRLWFIDQLYHGSDFYNIPLAFHIQGNLNIVALEQSLNEIIKRHEVWRTNFKVVNGEPVQEISKQLNWELSIINCEHLSRKNWESEVKLLVAELARQPFNLAKGLLVRANLLRLSAESHILLVTMHHIITDGWSCGVFLRELSALYAAFSTNQPPTLPELPIQYGDFAIWQRDRLQGELLANQLQYWQAQLQGELPVLQLPTDRPRPQISNFAGAKQYFRLSKSLTNDLKQLSQQTDTTLFMSLLAAFNILLYRYTNQEDILIGSPIANRNRPELEGMLGLFVNTLVLRNNLSGNPSFREFLQRVREVTLGAYSHQDLPFEMLVEQLQPERDLSRNPLYEVMFVLQNTPSTVQEVAGLTLQILEFDSRTSQLDIFLSLSESETGLTGFLEYNTDIFDESTITQFINHFQTLLTNIIANPEKRLSELSLLTTSEQEQLLYKFNQTHTDYPQALSLHQLFEQQVELTPDSIALIGESEQITYRQLNQRVNQLGHFLQKQGVTSATLVALCLERDIDMVVGILAILKAGGTYIPLDPSYPVERLNFMLSDSQAEMLITKQAILAKLSLSATQIICLDTHQEELAQESTKNPMHIYSSDYIAYIIYTSGSTGKPKGVLGTHRGTVNGLHWLWKTYPFNRGEVCSQKTAISFVDSVWEIFAPLLQGIPTVIISNTTLLDPQLFIESLANHKVSRIILVPSLLRLILDNYSHLIHKLSHLKFWITSGEALSIKLVLSFRELMPSAKLINLYGSSEVSANATYYDTSLLINQAQSVPIGRPIDNTQTYVLNGDLQLTPIGVVGELYIGGDGLAKGYLHRPDLIQERFIDNPWILGEKIYKTGDLVRYLPDGNLEYLGRSDEQVKIRGFRVELGEITSAIAQHPDVQEAVVITSNNHLENPRLLAYIVTNKPDITPELSSYLQHKLPNYMLPSAFICLDTLPLTPNGKVNKSALPQTEIIQQNSQTLKIAPRNFNELALVKIWENILNTHPIGIQDNFFDLGGHSFLAVRVMAQVYDKFGHNLPLSTLFENPTIEKLAAIVSQPLRESSHSPLVAINSTGNQLPFFCIHGAGGNISPYFKLSRILGEDYPFYGLEYKPDSEQPDIISVEKLATRYLKEIRQFQPNGPYLLGGHCYGGILAFEIAQQLQQQGQKVGLVAIIDAILPETTIVTSPDDDAKFLLRLAEETKIWNDINLSLSFEEMRDLSLQEQFNLINQKANFIFSEAEVQDFLRHYKVFKANVQAMRNYVPQIYPDALTILRAKEEIIHDFDNPEWTTNDPFLGWGKYGSSSTQVIEIPGNHFSILLEPHIHELAKQLKICIDDAVCNFTMSKE